The segment AGTAAGCCGCCTTATCGCGACGCAGCATCCAGTCACCCAGCCAGCCGCCTAACAGGGTGGCTATTACGCCATCGAAGAGGACGATCCCGCCGAAGATCAGATTGGCTTTGGTAAGGGGGATACCGCGCACGCGCGAGAGAAAAGTTGGCATCCACTGAGAGATTCCTCCGATGGCGAAGGTGAACATGGCCATCCCCAGAGAGATGGTCCAATAGGCGGGATTGCGGATTAATCCCAGCACGGTGGCGCGCTCCGGGGTGGCATGCAGGCGATCAGCGCTGCCCCGCTGCGGCTCGGGCATCAGCATCACCAGCAAGGCCAGGAGGAATCCGGGCAGGGCGGCAACTAGAAACGGCGCCCGCCAGCCGTGCGAAGGCCCGAGAGCGCCTCCAAGCAGATATCCACCGGCAGCCCCCGCCGGGATCGCCATGTAAAGAACTGCCAGCATGCGTCCGCGGTGGTGCTCGGGAAAGAGATCGGAGACCAGCGACGGAGCAATGACAACAAAGCTGGCCTCACCGATGCCGACCAGAGTGTGCCGCACCAGCAAGGCCTGATAGGTGTGCGTTACAGCGGTCAGTAAAGTGGCGCCGCTCCATACAATGGCCCCGCCCGCTACCAGCCATTTACGCGCGTAACGATCGGCTAGGATTCCCACGAATGGCGATGCAGCCACATAACAAAAGAAAAAAACTCCAGTCAGCCAGCCCATATCGGCATCACTGCGGTTAAATTCTTTTTGAACCAGGGGCTGCACGGCGGCGAGCACGTAACGATCCACGTAGTTAAAAAAATTCAGGGCGGTCAATACTGCCAAGGCCAGGAAGGGATAGAGTTTGCTCTCTCGCATGAGGTTATTTTTTGGGCCGGGGATACCGGGCTTCAATCGTAGTCCCAATGCCGCCGCGCGGACGAAACTCCCCGCTCACGACTGCCCAAACTGGCTTGGAGGCCCGAACTACGTCATCGAGCACGCGGTTCACAATGTTTTCCTGAAAGATACCCAGGTTGCGGTAGGTGAAAAGATATTCTTTCAGCGACTTCAGCTCCAGGCAGAGTTTGTTGGGCATGTAGCGGATATTGAGCACACCGAAATCAGGCAGTCCGGTCTTGGGGCAAACCGAGGTAAATTCGGGGACATCCACCACAATCTCGTAGCCAGAAAACTGGTTCGGCCAGGTTTCTATGTCGGGAAACTTCGCGTCTAACCCGGCAGCGGCATGCTCAGGGGTGTAACGGGGCGCTTTAGGCATGTTTTCTATTGTAATGGCGAAGTGTAGGGGAAGAGTGCAGGCCTGACTTCTTTTTGACATGTCGACATGCTTATCGATTCGTTAAGGAGTTTTTCCGACAAAAAAAGGGACTTAATGCACGATGCATGCATCTAACAATAAAAAGCTTACATGCCATTTACGTCTACTTGATTGAAGAGAAAAACCAATTTGGGGCGGGTGAGCCCAGCCGTGCTGGAATCAAAAACAGGAAAATGTAAAGGCGCGTCAGATATACTGAATTGTTTCCCTCTCAACATGCTCCCAGCCAGCCCAGAGCATGAATTTCGGGAAAACGCCAAGGAACCAGGTATTGAGTAAGCGGATTTGGACCATTATTGCCGCCGTGGTTGTGGGTGTGATCATCCTCGCCGCATTCATGACATCGTCACGCGGGGAGCTTCCTGTGCGCACCGAAACGGCACGGCGCGAAACCATCATCAACACCATCCA is part of the Terriglobales bacterium genome and harbors:
- a CDS encoding MFS transporter, producing MRESKLYPFLALAVLTALNFFNYVDRYVLAAVQPLVQKEFNRSDADMGWLTGVFFFCYVAASPFVGILADRYARKWLVAGGAIVWSGATLLTAVTHTYQALLVRHTLVGIGEASFVVIAPSLVSDLFPEHHRGRMLAVLYMAIPAGAAGGYLLGGALGPSHGWRAPFLVAALPGFLLALLVMLMPEPQRGSADRLHATPERATVLGLIRNPAYWTISLGMAMFTFAIGGISQWMPTFLSRVRGIPLTKANLIFGGIVLFDGVIATLLGGWLGDWMLRRDKAAYYRLSAWSVLIAIPFMIVAIFHAGILMYPAVLLSIFFLMSNSGPANAALVNSVSAPIRSTAVAVNLFVIHILGDIPSPPLMGFISDHSSLPIAFIPAMVACAFSGAVLFYGMRFAPAVPINQEAIPADVGSK
- the queF gene encoding preQ(1) synthase, giving the protein MPKAPRYTPEHAAAGLDAKFPDIETWPNQFSGYEIVVDVPEFTSVCPKTGLPDFGVLNIRYMPNKLCLELKSLKEYLFTYRNLGIFQENIVNRVLDDVVRASKPVWAVVSGEFRPRGGIGTTIEARYPRPKK